A region from the Danaus plexippus chromosome 26, MEX_DaPlex, whole genome shotgun sequence genome encodes:
- the LOC116774479 gene encoding ommochrome-binding protein-like, with protein sequence MGFISDAILLVFITAIVESNEVSDCSTCIKVNVTCFNVSYLFDIQAPFRKTVVITKLGVLRSTNTLYFSFEPNIDDIEYSKIGFISMEEPTNTSVIGAKQAMNFGTFDFDQDNGLVYLGGSDGIYVLDTNSHRVAPYSSRGDTILSMFYRGHVYFIRDREYKIVKKKGDNFDILLDYIPAKNFVINKYNVIVFLSRHGLYAYKNNEFFLLSSNAFFRGLTIDNYENIYAWWVDGIYKITIGEKLSQSRIDKIANTPMIGALTFDNDNNFLITEGKSLYRLTETNSTVC encoded by the exons ATGGGATTTATATCTG ACGCTATATTACTCGTATTCATCACAGCGATTGTAGAGTCCAATGAAGTCAGCGACTGTTCCACATGCATCAAAGTCAATGTAACCTGCTTCAATGTATCCTATCTCTTCGATATCCAGGCACCGTTTAGAAAGACTGTCGTGATAACTAAATTGGGAGTACTCAGATCAACTAACACGCTGTATTTCAGCTTCGAACCGAACATAGATGACATTGAGTACTCCAAAATCGGTTTCATAAGTATGGAGGAACCCACAAACACTTCGGTGATCGGCGCTAAACAGGCCATGAATTTTGGTACATTCGATTTCGATCAAGATAATGGTTTGGTATATTTGGGAGGCAGCGATGGCATTTATGTGTTGGACACTAACTCTCACAGAGTTGCCCCTTACAGTTCTAGAGGGGATACGATTCTTAGTATGTTTTATAGAGgccatgtttattttataagagacAGAGAATACAAAATAGTCAAAAAGAAGGGTGATAATTTTGATATCCTACTTGATTATATACCAGCGaaaaattttgtcataaataaatataatgtaattgtttttttgagTAGACACGGCTTATACGCCTATAAGAATAATGAGTTCTTCCTATTATCGAGTAATGCTTTTTTTAGGGGATTAACTATTGAtaactatgaaaatatttatgcatGGTGGGTGGATGGgatatacaaaataactatCGGTGAAAAACTTTCTCAGTCTCGAATAGATAAGATTGCTAATACTCCAATGATAGGAGCCCTTACCTttgataatgataataattttcttatcacAGAAGGTAAGAGCCTTTATCGATTGACAGAAACAAATTCAACTGTGTGTTAA